DNA from Onychomys torridus chromosome 1, mOncTor1.1, whole genome shotgun sequence:
GTTTCCAAAAGGGGGAGCGCTCCATACATCCCTACCAACGTTTGTCTGTGACAGAGCACTTCCCAGACCCAGGCTAACACCACTGCTCTGCTCCACGGACCCTAAACAGTTACCCTATCAATTTTTCTGTCAAATGGACTAACAGTACTGACTTTACTGTAGGCTGTAGGTAAGAGTTCAAACAATGTAATGTAAACTGATTAGTATCCACAGTGCACTGTGGTGTGTCCACACATCCTCtttgggatacacacacacacacctgcccaaGCTGCCTCCAACAGCAGTGCCTGGAGCCAAATCCAGTCcatgcttttctcttctctttccttttttttttttccccagagctgaggaccaaaaccagggccttaagcgctctaccactgagccaaatccccaaccctctttctttttattagcaCATAAACCAGTTTTTGAAACTCTCATCAGTTAAGAATagtttttaggggctggagagatggctcaggggttaagagtactggctgttcttccagaggtcctgagttcaattcccagcaaccacatggtggctcacaaccatctgtaatgagatctggtgccctcttctggcctgcagggacactgtatacataataaataaataaatcttaaaaaaaaaaaaaaaaaagccaggcggtggtggcacacacctttaatcccagcacttgagaggtagagccaggtggatctctgtgagttcgagaccagcctgggctacagagtgagttccaggaaaggcacaaagctacatagagaaactctgtctccaaaaacaacaacaaaaaagaataatttttagatgtattaaaatttatatatatatgaggggGGCagacacatgtgagtgcaggtgcgtgtggagatcagaatccaacccaggtcctctgcaagaacagcaaatactcttaatgactgagccatctctctggtcttaGTTTTTTTTACATGTTTAAGTAACTGAAAAACATTAATATTTTGTGACATGTAAAAATTAGTCTgaagccggacggtggtggcacatgcctttaatcccagcactcagggggcagagccaggcagatctctgtgagttcaaggccagcctggtctacagaatgagatccaggataggcatcaaaactacacagagaaaccctgtcttgaaaaaccaaaataataataataaataaataaataataaaagttagtCTGAAGTTGGAGATGGGGGATTGGGGGAtggcatgactttaatcccagcacctggaggcagaggcaggcaaatctctgtaagttcgaggccagcctggtctacagagtgaattccaggatagccagggctacacagagaatccctgtctcaaacaagccaaaaccaaaccaaaacaacaataacaaaaatatattacaGTTCGGACTTAATGTATTCCCACATGGAATTTTTTGCCTTTACACTGGATTTACCAGCAGTAACCTTTATCTTTACAAGGTAAAGAGTATCTATACAAAATCCCGACATTTCAGTCTCTATGGTTTTAGTGGATGCTCAGCCACACATTCATTTTCCTACAAGAGTCGAGTAACTCTGGCAGAGAGCAAGTAACTCCAAAAGCCTAAAAATACTCACTATTTGGGGCTTTATGGGGGAACGTTTGCTTACACTGGGTTCAAATAGTAAATGATCAATTAGTGTATACATGGGGTGGGGGAGCTAATGTCTTCAAATGACAGAAGAAGCTATTTGACTTTTAGAGCAGGGAAAACATGGGCTTAAATCAGTTTCAGTCTAGATGAGTAAAGTACGCTTCAGAGAGACCAAGAGTCGTGGAATCTTGAGCATGCTGATGATGCGGACGGGAGGCACAGACCGGACCAGCCGCCgagtcctcccacctcccccatgCCGGGTGCCCTGACCTTCGCGGCCGGCCGCTCTCGTCTGGGGGCAGGACGGTGACGCAGACCTTGGGCGCGGAGCGCAGCATCTGGGCGGCAGCTTCTGGACCCAGCTTGGGCAGCGTGTGGCCACACACTCGCAGCAGGCGTGCTCCGGGCCGAAGCCCCGTGGTCTCCGCGAACGTGAAGCGCTCCACGTGTGTGATAAAGCCCTCTGCATCCACCTCGAAGCCCAGGCGACCTTGGCCGTCTctgggcagggccagttctctggTCTCACAGCCGCGGCTCACCAGCTGAGCGAAGGGAGCCGGTGAGAGTGCCCCTGGGGGCGTGGCTTCCCAGAGCCAGCCCCTGGCCCCTCCCCTGACTCATTTTACTTAACACAGCGCGCCGGTGGAGCCCCAGCGACCCACCTGATAGCGGAGGACCCCAGGCTCTGCGACTAGAAGTCACCTGTACAAGCCCCCTACCCTACCCCTCCGGCCTCGGCCTAGCCTAACGGGGTTTCCAGGAGGTTACGCCCCCAACACGCACCAGACCCCGGGAGGCTCGTGCCCTGCTCTTGAAGTTTATGCACCGCACCGCCTTAGTTTCCCCGCTAGAGCTCACCTGCAGACGTGCCACAACTTCGCCCACCGCTTGCCCCGGGGCTCCGTCGAGCCGCAGCGTGATCGCCTCCCCGCGCCCGTGGTACAGATCTAGCTGGTGCTCCGAGAAGGTCCAGGCCAACACGTCGCGACAGGCACAGTTAAAGACGACACGGCCGTCGCGCGGTGCCACCAGCACCAGCGTCTCTGCCGAGATGCCCAACAAGCAAGGCACCTCGGCGCCCTCCGGACCGCCCGTCTCCGCTCCCGCCGCGACCCGCGCCCCCGGAGCCGCGCGCACGCTCCACATCAGAGCGCCGGCCGCCTGCAGCTCAGAGCCTGAACCCCGAGGGGTGGCCCGGCGCCTGCCGCCCAGAGATGGCAGGCCGAACCGCGACGCGGAGTCCAGCGATGTAGTGGTCACTTCGTTGGTAGCCAGGTCTTGCAGGTACTGTTGGCGTGTGCGTGTGGCCATGGCGTGGAACTGGCGTGCGTGGCCGGCCGCTTGCTCCCCATTGAGTGCCTTGGCCAACAGAAAGGCCCGGAAATCGGCATTGGCTGCGAAGGGGCCTCCACCACGTGGCAGTGCTGGCCCGAAGGCAGGAGTGTCCTGGGTGCGGCTCACTGCCACCCTGTGTGGAGGAAGGCTGTGAGGGAACGAGAAGCAGGAGGGGGCAGGGAATGATCCAAGAACTGGTGCCCATGGGAGACCTGAGGTCACCCTAGCACCCACCTGTAGGAAGTGTGTGGAGTGCAGGGAGCATGTGCGCGCACCACTAAGAACACGTGCTGGAAGTGCGAGCGGATAGTTGTGGGACAGAAGGGTTTGCTACCCGGTTCCTGGAACACGATGGTCACAATATCATTGCCGATATGACGCTTCCTCAGGAGCTGAGGGGTAAAGATAGGGGATGTGAGATGGGCTCTGTGACCCCCAAATCTCTCCTCATTTAGGCATGGCAAAGCCTGGGCACCAATAGTTCCTCACCCGCCTCTGGTAAAGACCTGAGGAAGGTATTTGGGAAGGTGGTACAACCAGAGGGGAGAGTTGTTGGGGACCAGCAGGGCTCATGCCAAAGTTCTGACATTGCCAATCAAGTAGCACCATCCACGGCTTCCGAAAAGTTTTTGGCCTGTCCCAACCCTCTCACACCTGTTGCTGGTTATTAGGCGTGTAAGGCAGCATCGTGGACACGTGGAACATGATCTCATGGTCTTGGTAGGTGGTGTAGAGCGAGTGTGTGCCCGTGGAATCCGCTATATCCAGACAATTGGGGACACAAAGAGAACATGGGGAGTGTGGGTGACTTTAACGGGTCGGGTCGTCCATGCCTGAACTTACTTCTCTTTTATGCCCCAGCCAGTTTTAGACAACCCTCTCAAGCCACCAGCTTATGCCCAGGCAATGAAGTCCGAGGGCCTCATCCTTGGTgaattccctcccctccctcataGGTTACAGCCCCACACCAGGGTGAAGGGGGATCAGGACAGGGATGCTGAAATAGAACAAACCCCAGAAGTGAGACATGGTCTTAGAGGAAAACCCAGGCAGCAGGGTGCTCAGCCCTCATCCCTGCTGCATAGCTGGACTCCATAGCTCAATTCCCACCCTCGGCCCCAGTTCCAACACTAAAGAATGCCAATGAAGTTCTGCCCGGGGAACACCCCCCCCAGCGCCTCACTTTTGGTATCCAGCTGGGCTCGGTAACTTTCAAAGCCTTTGAGCCGCACCACGTCACCCAGCAAGGTGAGGAACTGCATGAaggctgcccctgcctcctggttGTTGTACATCTCTTCCTCAGAGCCCTGGCCGGCCCGGCAGTACAGGATGCCCACCTTGCGTTGGAAGCTCAGCTGAGGGAGTCATGGACAACAGAAGACAAATGCTTCAATACTCTGCgagccccacccctgccccacccctgccccacccctgccgTGACGAGAAGTAACAGCTGGCCTGGGGGCTGGGCTGCCTTGGTaggacctctgagccatttgTGCATCTGTGCCTATCAAGCCGGCCCCTCTTCTTGTGCTCAGGAGGGCAGGGGATGGAGGATTTACTTTTCCAGGGACAGAAGAGATGCCTCACAGAAAGGACCCTATGGACAATACCTTCACTCCCAACAAATGTCCACACGAGCCTCCTCAACTCCAGCAGAGCCTTACCCCACCCTTCGAGGTTTTGAGCCATTTCtgttccctccctctgcccccctctttttccttgtctttttgaTAGTTTTGTACACAACCTAGGCTGTATtcgaactcactatatagctaagactggccttgaactcctgatttccTGTGtgtacctcctaaatgctggaattatagtcaTGTgcctggaatttttgtttgtttgaaacggtcttgctatgtagcccaggctggctttgaatttactgcaatcctcctgcctcagctgcctcatactaggattacagacataccccaccacagctggcttttctACACGCTTTCTTCTCCCAGTGTCTTCCTGTCGTAGAGAGCTATCTCATAGGACCCCATTGATGTAATCtcacctcccactccccagcgCTCACCTCCCTCCTTCAGAGCTGACCTCTGTGGttgagggcttgcctagcatgcctgaggtcCAGGCTTCTGTcccctggggaggtggagggagcaAACAACAGAAGCCACCAGACCCAGCTCCCACTAGAGCCCACAGATAGGCCTCATCCTGGCACTGTTGGCCCTGGTGTTGCGAGGACAAGAACCTCTTCTTGCTTAAAGCTCCCAACCacgtcccctcctccctccatggCAGCTTTCAGCACAGACCCTCTCCCCAAACTCCAGGTCTGGTTCACCAGCTGCCAGGTGCCCTTTCAatatctttttcttcttgagatggagtctttctacatagccctcagtgtcctggaactcacagagagcctcctgcctctgcctcctgagtgctgggattagaggcgtgcgccaccatgcctggccctttcCAATATCTTGACCGCTCAACTATGactcctctgctctctgccttctgtccctcctcaagagtccctgggccCACAAAAACACACAACTCCCAGGGACTGAGACTGTGGAGATCTCAACTTTCCCCACCTTTCAGTCGGCCACAAAGGGCTGGCCACTCTAGAGTGTCCCCTCCTTATCACATGACCAAGTCTAACCAGAACAACTTCAGCTTTGGGTCTGTTTTCCCTCCAGCCTAGGTCTATGTTGCAGCTAGAGAGCCACTGTGCCTCTCAGATCTGTTCTGAATCCCTCTGTGGTTCCCAATAtctataagacaaaaacaaaaaacaaaaaactcctccCCCATGCTGGTTCCACAATCCCTCCACCCACACGAAACATCGTGTGACATGCATCAGACCTCAAAACCAGCATCCTAGACCCCTCTACCCAGACAGCACAGGCTCCCACTGGCCTGAGTGCTTGCTTTTACGGTGGGAAACTCTGGGTGCTGCCGGCACCGTTTGTGTGCCCTCTAGGAACCGGCACATTCTCTCCTCCCGGAACCCCGCTGCTCCGTCTTTCAGCAGGAGCTCTTGCCCATACTCAGGGACAGCACCTCATCTGGACCTGTTTCAGCTTCTGGTCTAGAACCTGACAGCGTGAAGATACGAGATGTGTTTGTTCAATGACCACTATAAACAACAGGATAGACAGGGCCTCTGGACAGCTTTCTGCACAGGGTAGAGGACTTCCAACTAGCTCGAGTGTCCTGAAGTGGAACAGGAAGTTCTGggaaggtgtgagcctcccataTGGGGAGGAGACCAAGCAGGGCCTGTCAGGGATGATGAGGGAACTGCAGAGTGGCAGAGTCAGTCAGACGGTATTCTAGTACTGAGAACCTaggtctttcaaaaaaaaaagtgtggagcCTGAGTTAGGAGCCCAGGGCTGCAGCCCCAGATTCTGCATTCCTAACAAGCTGTGGCTGCTTTATAAGCCCTCCTAGGTCAAGTAAAGCTCAGATGACCTTGACCCTTCTCTCTGAAAAGCTAGAGGTGGATCACCTCTCCTGGGGTCTGCCCAGGTCAGGGTTAGGGAGCTGGGAGCTATCAGGCTGAGTTCAGTCTGGTTTCCCTGGGAAGCTGAGCCCTCCTTCCTCCTAGGAACTCACCACTTGCTCATCTAGAGTAAGCAGCGTGCGGGGCACCTTGGGAGAAGCTGAACCTAGGCGCAGGCAGGTCGGGCTCAGCCGTGGAGCCACGTGTTCCAGAAGCTTCTTCGGGGATAGGCCCCTTGGGGGACCAGGGGGCAATGCGTCCTCCGAGATGGTGCCACGGAGGGTCCGGAGCTGGGGATAGGTTGTAGAGACATTCAGTTTCTGTCCAGGCTGTGGAGGAGGGAGCCCGCCTTCTGAGCCTGTGACCCCAGCCCACCTGCGTGGTCCGTACGATGACCCGGTAGGTGTGTAGGGTGCCCCCTCCGctgccctctctctcctcctgtcgCAGGCTCACTGCCACGGGACCCAGCGCCTCATCCAGCCCAAAGAAGTTCTGGtgttctggggtgggggtgggcgggGGGGTGATCCATCAAGCCCACAGACCGCCCGATCCCTTCTCGACCACGCCCACCACAGAAGTACCACCCTGGGCTCTCTCTCACCAAGTGCTGAACCTAAGAGAAGCTTCTGCAGTCCCACCCACCACACACCTTGTCCCTGCCCCTGGGAACTAACGCCCAAGTGCCCCCAGGGTTCAATGCTGCCCTGGCTCCGTCAATGCTCAAGTTCTCTCCCAGGGCAATGAAGCTTCTTTTCCCGATAATGGCGAGAACAAGGTTTCGTCACACAGGTATGGAGATAGGAAATCATTCACTGGCCTGGAGGGTTACGAAGATGAACTAGATGGAAGGGGACTCCCTGACTTCAGGTGTGGCACCAGAGCTTGGCTTCTTAAAGCCATGAGAGCTCAATTCAACTCCTGCTCCTTTGTCCAGCCAGGGTCTTTACAGAGAAAGGGCAGCCCATGAGCCTCCTGGATGCACTGGAGACTCCAGGGAGCTCTGCCCCAgaccctctcctgcctctcccaggCTCGCCTGCCCCTTACCTTTGCCATAGAAGTACTTCCGGTAGTAACCCGCACCCAGGTCTGCGTGCTCCAGGCTGTAAGCTGTGGTTCGGGTCTGTGGCTCTTCCAAGACCGACACAGCCGCATTAGGCAGGGCAGGGGGCACAGGTGGGGGCGCCGGTCCACCCAGCCCTAGCTCACCCTCACCGCCAAGCTCGCTCACAAAGCCAGGTGCCCCAAGCAGTAGATCTGAGGTGGCAGTCTGGTCCTCAGCTAAGGCCAGGGTCCCAGAGCTGGCCTCTGTATGGCTCCCCGTCCCGCGAGGTCGTGGAGCCCAGTCAAAGAGCAAGCTCTGCACATCATAGTGGGCAAACCATCGGGGTTCCAGTACTGGTGGGAAGGTAGGTTCTGGCTCCTCAGCTGGCAACCCCAGAAGTGCTAGAGGGTCAGTGAAGAGCC
Protein-coding regions in this window:
- the Sipa1 gene encoding signal-induced proliferation-associated protein 1 isoform X2 codes for the protein MPMWAGGVGSPRRGMAPAPTDDLFARKLRQPSRPPLTPHTFEPRPARGPLLRSGSDAGEVRPPTPASPRARAHSHEDASRPVATPTRLFTDPLALLGLPAEEPEPTFPPVLEPRWFAHYDVQSLLFDWAPRPRGTGSHTEASSGTLALAEDQTATSDLLLGAPGFVSELGGEGELGLGGPAPPPVPPALPNAAVSVLEEPQTRTTAYSLEHADLGAGYYRKYFYGKEHQNFFGLDEALGPVAVSLRQEEREGSGGGTLHTYRVIVRTTQLRTLRGTISEDALPPGPPRGLSPKKLLEHVAPRLSPTCLRLGSASPKVPRTLLTLDEQVLSFQRKVGILYCRAGQGSEEEMYNNQEAGAAFMQFLTLLGDVVRLKGFESYRAQLDTKTDSTGTHSLYTTYQDHEIMFHVSTMLPYTPNNQQQLLRKRHIGNDIVTIVFQEPGSKPFCPTTIRSHFQHVFLVVRAHAPCTPHTSYRVAVSRTQDTPAFGPALPRGGGPFAANADFRAFLLAKALNGEQAAGHARQFHAMATRTRQQYLQDLATNEVTTTSLDSASRFGLPSLGGRRRATPRGSGSELQAAGALMWSVRAAPGARVAAGAETGGPEGAEVPCLLGISAETLVLVAPRDGRVVFNCACRDVLAWTFSEHQLDLYHGRGEAITLRLDGAPGQAVGEVVARLQLVSRGCETRELALPRDGQGRLGFEVDAEGFITHVERFTFAETTGLRPGARLLRVCGHTLPKLGPEAAAQMLRSAPKVCVTVLPPDESGRPRRSFSELYTLSLKEPSRRGAPQPVQEEAIKVALLPTTKQLLHFCLQDSRGPPPGPGDLTEERTEFLHSHNSLSPRSSLSDEAPVLPNTTPDLLLVTTANPSVPGTGRETPPSQDQSGSPSSQEDPGDSAPELRASILPRTLSLRNSISKIMSEAGSEALEEEWRSISEIASTCNTILESLSREGQPIPESRDPKGAPKPEPGSLSEKVSHLESMLKKLQEDLQREKADRAALEEEVRSLRHNNQRLLAESESAATRLLLASRQLGSPTADLA
- the Sipa1 gene encoding signal-induced proliferation-associated protein 1 isoform X1 translates to MPMWAGGVGSPRRGMAPAPTDDLFARKLRQPSRPPLTPHTFEPRPARGPLLRSGSDAGEVRPPTPASPRARAHSHEDASRPVATPTRLFTDPLALLGLPAEEPEPTFPPVLEPRWFAHYDVQSLLFDWAPRPRGTGSHTEASSGTLALAEDQTATSDLLLGAPGFVSELGGEGELGLGGPAPPPVPPALPNAAVSVLEEPQTRTTAYSLEHADLGAGYYRKYFYGKEHQNFFGLDEALGPVAVSLRQEEREGSGGGTLHTYRVIVRTTQLRTLRGTISEDALPPGPPRGLSPKKLLEHVAPRLSPTCLRLGSASPKVPRTLLTLDEQVLSFQRKVGILYCRAGQGSEEEMYNNQEAGAAFMQFLTLLGDVVRLKGFESYRAQLDTKTDSTGTHSLYTTYQDHEIMFHVSTMLPYTPNNQQQLLRKRHIGNDIVTIVFQEPGSKPFCPTTIRSHFQHVFLVVRAHAPCTPHTSYRVAVSRTQDTPAFGPALPRGGGPFAANADFRAFLLAKALNGEQAAGHARQFHAMATRTRQQYLQDLATNEVTTTSLDSASRFGLPSLGGRRRATPRGSGSELQAAGALMWSVRAAPGARVAAGAETGGPEGAEVPCLLGISAETLVLVAPRDGRVVFNCACRDVLAWTFSEHQLDLYHGRGEAITLRLDGAPGQAVGEVVARLQLVSRGCETRELALPRDGQGRLGFEVDAEGFITHVERFTFAETTGLRPGARLLRVCGHTLPKLGPEAAAQMLRSAPKVCVTVLPPDESGRPRRSFSELYTLSLKEPSRRGAPQPVQEEAIKVALLPTTKQLLHFCLQDSRGPPPGPGDLTEERTEFLHSHNSLSPRSSLSDEAPVLPNTTPDLLLVTTANPSVPGTGRETPPSQDQSGSPSSQEDPGDSAPELRASILPRTLSLRNSISKIMSEAGSEALEEEWRSISEIASTCNTILESLSREGQPIPESRDPKGAPKYDSEPEPGSLSEKVSHLESMLKKLQEDLQREKADRAALEEEVRSLRHNNQRLLAESESAATRLLLASRQLGSPTADLA